A portion of the Algisphaera agarilytica genome contains these proteins:
- the cysD gene encoding sulfate adenylyltransferase subunit CysD — protein sequence MESHNLTHLKQLEAESIHIIREVVAEFDNPVMLFSIGKDSCVMLHLARKAFYPDKPPFPLLQIDTTWNFQSMYTFRDDYIVGELGMECLVHINEEGLKQGVDPFKDGSKVFTDVMNLGALRQALDKYDFDAAFGGGRRDEEKSRAKERVYSFRDSNHSWDPKNQRPELWNTYNANVQKGEQIRAFPLSNWTELDIWQYIHLENIQLVPAYFAEEREVVEFEGNLIAVDDDRMPEDLRKTAKKEWVRFRTLGDYPLSGATRSEARDLPLIIQEMLLATRSEREGRTVDKDPGAGMEEKKKQGYY from the coding sequence TTGGAATCCCACAACCTTACCCACCTCAAGCAGCTCGAAGCCGAGAGCATCCATATCATCCGTGAGGTCGTCGCCGAGTTTGACAACCCGGTGATGCTGTTCTCCATCGGCAAAGACTCTTGCGTGATGCTCCACCTGGCCCGCAAGGCGTTCTACCCCGATAAACCGCCCTTCCCGCTGCTGCAGATCGACACGACCTGGAACTTTCAGTCGATGTACACCTTCCGCGACGACTACATCGTCGGCGAGCTGGGCATGGAATGCCTCGTCCACATCAACGAGGAAGGCCTCAAGCAAGGCGTCGACCCCTTCAAAGACGGCAGCAAGGTCTTCACCGACGTGATGAACCTCGGCGCCCTCCGCCAGGCCCTCGACAAGTACGACTTCGACGCCGCGTTCGGCGGCGGCCGCCGCGACGAAGAAAAGTCCCGCGCCAAAGAACGGGTCTACTCCTTCCGTGACAGCAACCACTCCTGGGACCCCAAGAACCAGCGTCCCGAGCTGTGGAATACCTACAACGCCAACGTCCAGAAGGGCGAACAGATCCGCGCCTTCCCGCTGTCCAACTGGACCGAGCTGGACATCTGGCAGTACATCCACCTCGAGAACATCCAGCTCGTCCCGGCCTACTTCGCCGAGGAACGCGAGGTCGTGGAGTTTGAAGGCAACCTGATCGCCGTCGACGACGACCGGATGCCCGAAGACCTGCGCAAGACCGCCAAGAAAGAATGGGTCCGCTTCCGCACCCTCGGCGACTACCCGCTCTCGGGCGCCACCCGCAGCGAAGCCCGCGACCTGCCCCTGATCATCCAGGAAATGTTGCTCGCCACCCGCAGCGAACGCGAAGGCCGCACCGTCGACAAAGACCCCGGTGCCGGCATGGAAGAGAAGAAGAAGCAGGGGTACTACTAA
- a CDS encoding four helix bundle protein has translation MGDETHGYRGLIAWQKSMELCEAVYKLCMELPESERFGLISQMQRAAVSIPSNIAEGYGRGAGKDYAKHLRYARGSLAELETQIELTVRCNQQSRDQIKPAWTLTQDVGKLLTRLIQSQTTT, from the coding sequence ATGGGCGATGAGACGCATGGGTATCGGGGGCTGATTGCCTGGCAGAAATCGATGGAGCTTTGTGAGGCCGTATACAAGCTCTGCATGGAGTTGCCCGAATCCGAACGTTTTGGCCTGATATCGCAGATGCAACGAGCTGCCGTCTCCATCCCCTCCAACATTGCTGAGGGCTACGGCAGAGGAGCCGGAAAAGACTACGCCAAACATCTGAGATACGCCCGAGGCTCACTCGCCGAACTCGAAACCCAGATTGAACTCACCGTCCGCTGCAACCAGCAATCAAGAGACCAGATCAAACCCGCATGGACCTTAACCCAGGATGTCGGAAAACTCCTGACCCGACTGATCCAGTCCCAAACCACCACCTAG
- the galE gene encoding UDP-glucose 4-epimerase GalE, with amino-acid sequence MNVLVTGGAGYIGSHAVQRLLADGNTVVVMDNLFRGHRAAVPAEATFVQGDLHDYDLIVKTLKDHAIECVINFAAWTYVGESVEQPLGYYHNNTAGVLTLLRAMAEAGVNKIVHSSTAATYGEPDEMPITEDTPQAPINPYGMSKYMVEQILRDTANANPEFAFACPRYFNVAGCDPEGRIGEDHSPETHLIPVLLEAATGKREKAYIFGTDYPTPDGTCIRDYVHVVDLIDAHVLLMNALKPGQQLFYNLGIGNGMSVREIVDAVKKVTGVDFTVEIGDRRAGDPPSLYADPKKIKEELGWEAKITDTETMVADAYKWFKANPEGYGDG; translated from the coding sequence ATGAATGTCCTCGTCACCGGCGGTGCCGGCTACATCGGATCACACGCCGTCCAACGCCTCCTCGCCGACGGTAATACCGTCGTCGTCATGGACAACCTCTTCCGCGGCCACCGCGCTGCGGTGCCTGCCGAGGCCACGTTTGTGCAGGGCGACCTCCACGACTACGACCTCATCGTCAAGACGCTGAAAGACCACGCCATCGAGTGTGTGATTAACTTCGCCGCCTGGACCTACGTCGGCGAATCAGTCGAGCAGCCGCTGGGCTACTACCACAACAACACCGCAGGCGTGCTGACCCTGCTGCGGGCGATGGCCGAGGCGGGCGTGAACAAGATCGTCCACTCCTCGACCGCCGCGACCTACGGCGAACCCGACGAGATGCCCATCACCGAGGACACGCCCCAAGCGCCCATCAACCCCTACGGCATGTCCAAGTACATGGTCGAGCAGATCCTCCGCGACACCGCCAACGCCAACCCCGAATTCGCCTTCGCCTGCCCCCGCTACTTCAATGTGGCGGGCTGCGACCCCGAGGGACGCATCGGGGAAGACCACAGCCCCGAGACCCACCTCATCCCCGTTCTCCTTGAAGCCGCCACCGGCAAACGCGAGAAGGCCTACATCTTCGGCACCGACTACCCCACGCCCGACGGCACCTGCATCCGCGACTACGTCCACGTGGTGGACTTGATCGACGCCCACGTCCTGCTGATGAACGCCCTGAAGCCCGGCCAGCAGCTTTTCTACAACCTGGGCATCGGCAACGGCATGTCGGTCCGCGAGATCGTCGACGCGGTCAAGAAGGTCACCGGCGTCGATTTCACCGTCGAGATCGGCGACCGCCGCGCGGGCGACCCCCCGTCGCTCTACGCCGACCCGAAGAAGATCAAGGAAGAGCTCGGCTGGGAAGCCAAGATCACCGACACCGAGACGATGGTGGCCGATGCCTACAAGTGGTTCAAAGCAAATCCCGAAGGCTACGGTGATGGCTGA
- a CDS encoding amidohydrolase family protein — MIVDLHTRIWDSVEALGASAAQTYRRRRGEPWEHTHASEQAHAQAMAPVEYAAILGFESGLLEASIDAERVHQAVQTHPGKYVGFVGIDPTLDKPIAKLEAALDLGLVGVTVSPAAAGFHPADTRAMDLYEACESRGVPIIIESNAMISQDSKLEFAIPYLLDEVARSFPKLKLVLSSFGLPWIDQCVTLMAKHPNIYADVSGLVIQSWQLYNAMVQAFQAGVMNQVLFGSGFPFGNPEQAIVTLYSVNVTSQGTPLPSVPREQLRTVVERDTLAELGIAKPTGDAKPAEPTEEPPSEFEKIAIAQDQQDPPK, encoded by the coding sequence ATGATTGTCGATCTGCATACCCGCATCTGGGACTCCGTCGAAGCTCTGGGGGCATCTGCGGCACAGACCTACCGCCGACGCCGAGGCGAGCCCTGGGAACACACCCACGCGTCTGAGCAGGCTCACGCCCAGGCGATGGCTCCGGTTGAATATGCCGCGATACTCGGGTTTGAGAGCGGGTTGCTCGAAGCCTCGATCGACGCCGAGCGGGTGCATCAGGCGGTCCAGACCCACCCGGGCAAGTACGTCGGCTTCGTCGGCATCGACCCGACACTGGATAAACCCATCGCCAAACTCGAAGCCGCGCTCGATCTGGGGCTGGTGGGGGTGACGGTCAGTCCCGCCGCGGCGGGCTTCCACCCGGCCGACACCCGGGCCATGGATCTTTATGAGGCCTGTGAGTCGCGCGGCGTGCCGATCATCATCGAATCCAACGCGATGATCTCCCAGGACTCAAAGCTCGAGTTCGCCATCCCGTACCTGCTGGACGAGGTGGCCCGGAGCTTCCCCAAGCTGAAGCTGGTGCTCAGTTCGTTCGGCCTGCCGTGGATCGACCAGTGCGTCACGCTCATGGCCAAACACCCCAACATCTACGCCGACGTCTCGGGACTCGTGATCCAGTCGTGGCAGCTCTACAACGCGATGGTGCAGGCTTTCCAGGCCGGGGTGATGAACCAGGTGCTGTTCGGCAGCGGCTTCCCCTTCGGCAACCCGGAGCAGGCGATCGTCACGCTGTACTCGGTCAACGTCACGTCTCAGGGCACGCCGCTGCCCAGCGTGCCCCGCGAGCAGCTGCGCACCGTCGTCGAACGTGACACCCTGGCGGAGTTGGGCATTGCCAAGCCCACGGGTGACGCCAAGCCCGCCGAGCCGACCGAAGAGCCGCCCAGCGAATTCGAGAAGATCGCGATCGCTCAAGACCAACAGGACCCGCCCAAGTGA
- the gcvH gene encoding glycine cleavage system protein GcvH: protein MPSPDDRRYLDSHEWHKPDGDLIAVGISQFAVDELTDITYLEVSVDSGPIEAGDTFGEIESVKATSDLYCGIAGEVVEVNQAVVDNPALVNDDPFGEAWIIKVKPSDAAQLESLKSAADYDADHG, encoded by the coding sequence ATGCCCTCACCCGACGACCGCCGATATCTGGACTCTCACGAATGGCACAAGCCCGATGGCGACCTGATTGCCGTCGGCATCAGCCAATTCGCGGTCGATGAACTGACCGACATCACCTACCTGGAGGTCTCGGTCGACTCCGGCCCCATCGAGGCGGGCGACACGTTCGGCGAGATCGAGTCGGTCAAGGCCACCAGCGACCTGTACTGCGGCATCGCGGGCGAGGTCGTGGAGGTCAATCAGGCGGTTGTGGATAACCCGGCCCTGGTCAACGACGACCCGTTCGGCGAGGCGTGGATCATCAAGGTCAAACCTTCCGACGCGGCACAGCTCGAATCACTCAAATCCGCAGCGGATTACGACGCGGATCACGGGTGA
- a CDS encoding alanine/glycine:cation symporter family protein — protein sequence MIHAPNRQTRPLKVWGLLLSMLLVMGVGFSAQAQDAAELTPPAVAETTGAVAEEAEQVAQDAAEAADASAADGSTDATASADEEPPSLGDRLDSILNPINGAIFTTLFFDVSFGLFGEDVKLPFLVVWLGFGAMFYTVYHGFINIRGFRHAWQIVRGKWAGSADDGDIPPFRALTSALSATVGLGNIAGVAIAMVVGGPGALFWMMVLGLFGMTSKFHETTLAQMFRVKNDDGSMSGGPMYFLDRGLKQINPNLEPLGKTLAVVFAIFLMGAALGGGNMFQANQSFEACFDQFVQPFLADENVETARRAGSVGFGIVMAAMVSVVIIGGIGRIGAATSIIVPVMATVYVAACSFIIVTNAEQLPSLIGLIFQEAWAPEAGLGGVLGAMMVGFQRAAFSSEAGIGSSAVAHSAAKVDEPIREGFVASLEPFIDTIVICFMTGMVVLITGTYQDFEPNAAGAAVTLAAFESRPIMETLQFPKILTISIVLFAFSTMISWCYYGERAWGYLFGIKSVIVFRLVFVVCVFVGSVASLGSVIDSADAMLLACGLPNILGGIILAPLVKKRLKAYWLRYCSGEMKPGEVVAKIPSDDGPGANI from the coding sequence ATGATCCACGCCCCCAACCGCCAGACTCGCCCCCTGAAAGTGTGGGGGCTGCTTCTCTCGATGCTTCTGGTGATGGGTGTTGGTTTCTCGGCCCAGGCCCAAGACGCCGCCGAACTAACCCCTCCGGCGGTGGCTGAAACCACCGGGGCCGTGGCCGAAGAGGCTGAGCAAGTCGCGCAAGACGCGGCGGAAGCGGCTGATGCGTCGGCCGCCGATGGCTCGACCGACGCCACTGCTTCAGCTGATGAAGAACCCCCTTCGTTGGGTGATCGTCTGGACTCGATCCTCAATCCCATCAACGGGGCGATCTTTACCACCCTGTTTTTCGATGTCAGCTTCGGCCTGTTTGGCGAAGACGTGAAACTGCCGTTCCTTGTTGTTTGGCTGGGTTTCGGGGCGATGTTCTACACCGTGTACCACGGCTTCATCAATATCCGGGGCTTCCGCCACGCCTGGCAGATCGTACGCGGCAAGTGGGCGGGGTCGGCCGACGACGGCGACATCCCGCCGTTTCGTGCGCTGACGTCGGCGCTCTCGGCCACGGTCGGGCTGGGCAATATCGCGGGTGTCGCCATTGCGATGGTGGTCGGCGGGCCCGGGGCGTTGTTCTGGATGATGGTGCTCGGCCTGTTTGGCATGACCAGTAAGTTCCACGAGACCACGCTGGCACAGATGTTCCGCGTCAAGAACGACGACGGCTCGATGTCGGGCGGGCCGATGTACTTCCTCGACCGCGGCCTCAAGCAGATCAACCCCAATCTCGAGCCGCTGGGCAAAACGCTCGCGGTGGTATTCGCGATCTTCCTGATGGGTGCGGCGCTCGGTGGCGGCAACATGTTCCAGGCGAATCAGAGCTTCGAGGCCTGCTTCGATCAGTTTGTGCAACCCTTCCTCGCCGATGAAAACGTCGAAACCGCAAGACGCGCGGGCAGCGTGGGATTTGGCATCGTGATGGCCGCGATGGTGTCGGTGGTGATCATCGGCGGGATCGGCCGGATCGGGGCGGCGACCTCGATCATCGTGCCGGTGATGGCGACGGTTTATGTCGCCGCGTGCAGCTTTATCATCGTGACGAATGCCGAGCAACTTCCTTCACTCATCGGATTGATCTTCCAGGAGGCGTGGGCCCCCGAGGCGGGGCTGGGAGGTGTGCTCGGGGCGATGATGGTGGGCTTTCAACGCGCCGCCTTCTCCAGCGAGGCGGGCATCGGCAGCTCGGCCGTCGCCCACTCGGCGGCGAAAGTGGATGAACCCATCCGGGAGGGCTTCGTGGCGTCGCTTGAGCCGTTCATCGACACCATCGTCATCTGCTTTATGACCGGCATGGTGGTGTTGATCACCGGGACTTACCAGGACTTTGAACCCAACGCCGCCGGGGCCGCGGTGACCCTGGCCGCCTTCGAGTCGCGCCCGATTATGGAGACGCTGCAGTTCCCGAAGATCCTGACGATCAGCATCGTCCTCTTCGCGTTCTCCACCATGATCTCCTGGTGCTACTACGGCGAACGGGCTTGGGGCTACCTCTTCGGCATCAAGAGTGTGATCGTGTTCCGGCTCGTGTTTGTGGTGTGCGTGTTCGTCGGCTCGGTGGCGTCGCTGGGCTCGGTGATCGACTCGGCCGACGCGATGCTGCTGGCTTGCGGCCTGCCCAACATCCTGGGCGGAATCATCCTCGCGCCGCTCGTGAAGAAACGCCTCAAGGCCTATTGGCTGCGGTACTGCAGCGGCGAGATGAAGCCCGGCGAGGTCGTCGCAAAAATACCGAGCGACGATGGGCCCGGCGCGAACATCTAA
- a CDS encoding undecaprenyl phosphate translocase family protein yields MNTANPNAETYNSSEVTQTDSANLTVLAVRGGVGGVLMGLANLVPGISGGTMLLAAGVYPRFIAAIGEVTTLKFRKASVVVLGSVVLAALAAIVLLAGPVKELVVNQRWVMYSLFIGLTLGGVPVVWRLITANGRKADASVWIAAVVGFIAMAALAVYQSAGGGSDVERTGFVFMLLAGVAGASAMILPGVSGGYLLLVLGVYVPILAGVDAFKDGLKTQDMEVLTSVGLAVVLPVGLGVLLGVVGVSNLLKWLLERFEKATLGVLLGLLLGAVVGLWPFQASVEPKEGDTIKAQVVTHAVPTVWEDDEPQPTEATWIFAESGEAVDAEDLPTAFFKPNATQIGGAAGLILLGLAVTLLVDRLGREKPEKPVGQSEG; encoded by the coding sequence ATGAATACGGCCAACCCCAACGCAGAGACCTATAACTCGTCCGAAGTCACCCAAACGGATTCGGCCAATCTAACCGTACTCGCCGTGCGCGGCGGCGTGGGTGGGGTGCTGATGGGGTTGGCGAACCTTGTGCCGGGGATCAGCGGGGGGACCATGCTGCTGGCGGCGGGGGTGTATCCCCGGTTCATCGCGGCGATCGGCGAGGTGACCACGCTCAAGTTCCGCAAGGCGTCGGTTGTCGTGCTGGGCAGCGTGGTGCTGGCGGCGTTGGCGGCGATTGTGCTGCTGGCCGGGCCGGTGAAAGAACTGGTGGTGAATCAGCGGTGGGTGATGTACAGCCTGTTCATCGGGCTGACGCTCGGCGGGGTGCCGGTGGTGTGGCGGCTGATCACAGCAAACGGACGCAAGGCTGATGCCTCGGTCTGGATCGCGGCGGTCGTCGGATTTATCGCGATGGCGGCTCTGGCGGTCTACCAATCCGCGGGCGGCGGGAGCGACGTCGAACGCACCGGGTTCGTCTTCATGCTGCTCGCCGGAGTGGCGGGGGCGTCGGCGATGATCCTGCCGGGCGTCAGCGGCGGGTACCTGCTGCTGGTACTGGGCGTGTACGTGCCGATCCTCGCGGGGGTCGATGCGTTCAAGGACGGGCTGAAGACCCAGGACATGGAAGTGCTCACGAGCGTCGGCCTCGCGGTCGTGCTGCCCGTCGGGCTCGGCGTGTTGCTGGGCGTGGTGGGGGTGAGCAACCTGCTCAAGTGGCTGCTCGAACGCTTCGAGAAGGCGACCCTGGGCGTGCTGCTCGGCTTGCTGCTCGGTGCGGTGGTGGGGCTGTGGCCCTTCCAGGCGTCGGTCGAGCCCAAGGAAGGCGACACGATCAAGGCCCAGGTCGTGACCCATGCGGTGCCGACGGTGTGGGAAGACGATGAACCGCAGCCGACCGAAGCGACGTGGATCTTCGCCGAGTCTGGCGAGGCCGTGGACGCCGAGGATCTGCCCACCGCATTCTTCAAGCCCAACGCCACGCAGATCGGCGGGGCGGCGGGGTTGATCCTGCTCGGTCTCGCGGTGACGCTCTTGGTCGACCGACTGGGGAGGGAAAAGCCCGAGAAACCCGTGGGGCAATCCGAGGGATAA